A region from the Naumannella halotolerans genome encodes:
- a CDS encoding hemolysin family protein: MTPLIPLAESVLPVDVALWIGLALLLLNAFFVGSEFALISVRRTKLEPYVKNGTRGARTTLRAVENVSLMMAAAQLGITVCTVLLGAIAEPGLATLIAPLIEAVGLPSQVTDVISVVIAISIVVLLHVVLGEMVPKNIALAEPERSSLTLGPLISAMVTVLRPLIWMLNQLANLSLRAMGVTPRDEVASAYTTEEVKGIVDESREEGMIEDDSYELLSGALNFSRRTVEPVILPLAELDYVHPSTTVAELEAESAKTGYSRFPVLNPPEDNDGDEVIVRGYIHLKDTLGEDQDTKINNKWTRPMPAVRTDTRLWDAMQVMQSRHAHMAVVLDDDDRTVGVVTLEDVLEELVGEVRDVGELSEAVSS, encoded by the coding sequence ATGACCCCGTTGATCCCGCTGGCCGAATCGGTGCTGCCGGTCGATGTCGCCTTGTGGATCGGGCTGGCGCTGCTGCTGCTGAACGCCTTCTTCGTCGGCTCGGAGTTCGCCTTGATCTCGGTCCGCCGGACCAAGCTCGAACCGTACGTGAAGAACGGCACCAGAGGTGCGCGTACCACCCTGCGCGCGGTGGAGAACGTGTCGTTGATGATGGCCGCCGCGCAGCTGGGCATCACCGTCTGTACGGTGCTGCTGGGTGCCATCGCCGAACCCGGTCTGGCCACCTTGATCGCCCCGTTGATCGAGGCCGTCGGTCTGCCCAGCCAGGTCACCGACGTGATCTCGGTGGTGATCGCGATCAGCATCGTGGTGCTGTTGCACGTGGTGCTCGGGGAGATGGTGCCGAAGAACATCGCCCTGGCCGAGCCGGAGCGCTCCTCGCTCACCCTCGGCCCGCTGATCTCGGCCATGGTGACCGTGCTCCGGCCGTTGATCTGGATGTTGAACCAGCTGGCCAACCTCAGCCTGCGGGCGATGGGGGTCACCCCGCGCGACGAGGTCGCCTCGGCCTACACCACCGAGGAGGTGAAGGGGATCGTCGACGAGTCCCGCGAGGAGGGCATGATCGAGGACGACTCCTACGAGTTGTTGTCGGGTGCCCTGAACTTCTCCCGGCGTACCGTCGAACCGGTGATCCTGCCGCTGGCCGAGCTCGACTACGTCCACCCCAGTACCACCGTGGCGGAACTGGAGGCGGAGTCGGCGAAGACCGGCTACTCCCGCTTCCCGGTGCTGAATCCGCCCGAGGACAACGACGGTGACGAGGTGATCGTCCGCGGCTACATCCACCTCAAGGACACCCTCGGCGAGGACCAGGACACCAAGATCAACAACAAGTGGACCAGGCCGATGCCGGCGGTACGTACCGACACCCGGCTGTGGGATGCGATGCAGGTGATGCAGTCCCGGCATGCGCACATGGCGGTGGTGCTGGACGATGACGACCGGACGGTCGGCGTGGTCACCCTGGAGGATGTGCTGGAGGAACTCGTCGGCGAGGTACGCGATGTCGGCGAGCTGAGTGAGGCCGTGAGCAGCTGA
- a CDS encoding hemolysin family protein, with product MTWILLAIALLLVLLCGIFVAAEFSFVTVDRTQVRREAEAGDTAAQGLDKALTHLSTQLSGAQIGITLTNLAIGFLAEPAIAQLLHTPITALGVPEQAVSPISLVVALILANVVTMVYGELVPKNLSIANPMRVAKLTQLPMRVMTAVLFVPIKICNNAANAIVRLLGFEPQEELRSVRSADEIASLVRRSAHQGMLDADTATLVERSIAFADRTAGDIMTPRVRVRMVAADDPVQAVIDASRRTGHSRFPVSGSGEDADEVVGMVHLRDVVGVPVDRRASVPVSELMRRTVMVPETLQLDPLLTQLREEGMQVVVVVDEYGGTAGLVTLEDVVEELVGEIADEHDTARAQLRHRRDGSWTLSGLLRPDEVEEQTHIALPEGEHYDTVAGLFVTEFGSIPQVGDEIRIAVAREIDLDDDGPNELGEYQVLLRVERMDGRRVDRLRMEVLDDLVDAGPAVAKEAAR from the coding sequence GTGACCTGGATCCTGCTGGCCATCGCCCTCCTTCTGGTCCTTCTCTGCGGCATCTTCGTCGCCGCCGAATTCTCCTTCGTCACCGTCGACCGCACCCAGGTCCGGCGTGAGGCCGAGGCCGGGGACACCGCGGCCCAGGGCCTCGACAAGGCCCTGACGCACTTGTCGACCCAGCTCTCTGGGGCGCAGATCGGCATCACGCTGACCAATCTGGCGATCGGTTTCCTGGCCGAGCCGGCGATCGCCCAGCTGCTGCACACCCCGATCACCGCGCTGGGCGTACCCGAGCAGGCCGTCAGCCCGATCTCCCTGGTGGTCGCCCTGATCCTGGCCAATGTGGTCACCATGGTCTACGGCGAACTGGTGCCGAAGAACCTGTCCATCGCCAACCCGATGCGGGTGGCGAAACTCACCCAGCTGCCGATGCGGGTGATGACCGCGGTGCTGTTCGTGCCGATCAAGATCTGCAACAACGCCGCCAACGCCATCGTCCGCCTGCTCGGCTTCGAACCGCAGGAGGAACTGCGGTCGGTACGCTCGGCCGACGAGATCGCCTCCCTGGTCCGCCGCTCGGCCCACCAGGGGATGCTCGACGCCGACACCGCCACCTTGGTCGAGCGCTCCATCGCCTTCGCCGACCGGACCGCCGGCGACATCATGACCCCGCGGGTACGGGTACGCATGGTCGCCGCCGACGATCCGGTGCAGGCCGTGATCGACGCCTCCCGGCGTACCGGCCACTCCCGGTTCCCGGTCTCCGGGTCCGGGGAGGACGCCGATGAGGTGGTGGGCATGGTGCACCTGCGCGATGTCGTCGGCGTGCCGGTCGACCGGCGGGCGAGCGTACCGGTGTCGGAACTGATGCGCCGGACCGTGATGGTCCCCGAGACCCTGCAACTGGATCCACTGCTGACCCAGCTGCGGGAGGAGGGGATGCAGGTCGTCGTGGTCGTCGACGAGTACGGCGGTACGGCCGGGCTGGTCACCCTGGAGGATGTGGTGGAGGAACTGGTCGGCGAGATCGCCGACGAACACGACACCGCCCGGGCCCAGTTGCGCCATCGCCGGGACGGGAGCTGGACTCTGTCCGGTCTGCTGCGTCCCGACGAGGTGGAGGAACAGACCCACATCGCCCTGCCCGAGGGTGAGCACTACGACACCGTGGCCGGTCTCTTCGTCACCGAGTTCGGCTCGATCCCGCAGGTCGGCGACGAGATCCGGATCGCCGTCGCCCGGGAGATCGACCTGGACGACGACGGCCCGAACGAGCTCGGTGAGTACCAGGTGTTGCTGCGGGTGGAACGGATGGACGGTCGCCGCGTGGACCGGCTGCGGATGGAGGTCCTGGACGATCTGGTCGACGCCGGACCCGCCGTCGCGAAGGAGGCCGCCCGATGA
- a CDS encoding SDR family oxidoreductase: MLVTGSSRGLGRSLAAALARNGARLVVHGRDAAAVEDARSEMSELSGRQAQSLIFDVTDPEAVRRGVEELNATVGVPDILVNNAGVQRRAPFAEFSIDEWDDLVAANLSGPFYVARFVAAGMISRGSGKIINIASVQSLLARQTIAPYSATKGGIVQLTKGMAADLARYDIQVNALSPGYFATEMNRNLVDDPEFSGWLTKRTPAGRWGDFSELDGALLFLASKASSFVNRQNIFVDGGMTAVV; this comes from the coding sequence GCCCTGGCACGCAACGGTGCCCGGCTGGTGGTCCACGGTCGGGACGCGGCTGCGGTGGAGGACGCACGCTCGGAGATGTCGGAGCTGTCCGGCCGGCAGGCGCAGTCGTTGATCTTCGACGTCACCGATCCCGAGGCGGTGCGGCGCGGTGTCGAGGAACTGAACGCGACCGTCGGTGTGCCCGACATCCTGGTGAACAATGCCGGGGTGCAGCGGCGCGCGCCGTTCGCCGAGTTCTCCATCGACGAGTGGGACGATCTGGTTGCGGCCAACCTGTCGGGTCCCTTCTACGTGGCACGATTCGTCGCCGCGGGCATGATCAGCCGCGGGTCGGGCAAGATCATCAACATCGCCTCGGTGCAGTCACTGCTCGCCCGGCAGACGATCGCCCCGTACTCGGCGACCAAGGGCGGTATCGTCCAGCTGACCAAGGGCATGGCAGCCGACCTTGCCCGCTACGACATCCAGGTCAACGCCCTGTCGCCGGGCTACTTCGCCACCGAGATGAATCGCAATCTGGTCGACGACCCCGAGTTCAGCGGTTGGCTGACCAAACGCACCCCGGCCGGTCGCTGGGGCGACTTCTCCGAACTCGACGGCGCGCTGCTGTTCCTGGCCTCGAAGGCCTCCAGCTTTGTCAACCGACAGAACATCTTCGTCGACGGCGGCATGACCGCAGTGGTCTGA